One Chloroflexota bacterium DNA segment encodes these proteins:
- a CDS encoding S1 RNA-binding domain-containing protein translates to MNDSSKVVPVPEEDMAEGASATTPEAEAESQVNSTDVTEATSVEPNGEAMPEEIVAEEAEAVAEAEVEVEVEAEVVAEAEAEVEAEAEAVAEAEAEVEVEAEVVTEAEAEVEAEAEAVAEAEVEVEVEAEVVAEAEAEVEAEAEAEVEAADEDDVEFDLESIESTEISMEEFVADFEFKPLRSGEIRDGVVVSITPSEILVDVGAKSEGFIHNREMERMGKEYRESLNVGDPVVVYVVRPEDRDGNVVLSLSRAQQERDWREAEVFLESGQIFESSVIGFNRGGVICRLGKVRGFIPASQLVTKPERPAEGGEEDRWSGLVGENLWLKVVELDRRRNRLILSERLAVRDRRRQKKEELLSELKKGDVRKGRVSSLAKFGAFVDLGGADGLVHVSELSWSRVNHPSEVVSVGDEVEVYVLNVDPERRRIGLSMRRIEPEPWSVVHDRYAVGQIVDGVITKLASFGAFARIDGMIEGLIHISELANHRVTHPKEVVSEGDALSLRIIRIDPARRRMGLSLKRATEDEYAELDWREGEDNVEPVTAEKDEDEVTDS, encoded by the coding sequence ATGAATGATTCCAGCAAAGTTGTACCGGTCCCGGAAGAGGACATGGCTGAAGGGGCTAGCGCAACCACGCCTGAAGCCGAGGCCGAATCGCAGGTGAACTCGACGGACGTCACTGAGGCCACCTCTGTTGAGCCGAACGGCGAAGCCATGCCTGAGGAAATCGTCGCTGAAGAAGCCGAAGCGGTTGCCGAAGCAGAGGTTGAAGTGGAAGTCGAGGCAGAGGTAGTCGCCGAGGCGGAAGCTGAGGTCGAGGCTGAAGCCGAAGCGGTTGCCGAAGCAGAGGCTGAAGTGGAAGTCGAGGCAGAGGTAGTCACCGAGGCGGAAGCTGAGGTCGAGGCTGAAGCCGAAGCGGTTGCCGAAGCAGAGGTTGAAGTGGAAGTCGAGGCAGAGGTAGTCGCCGAGGCGGAAGCTGAGGTCGAGGCTGAAGCCGAAGCAGAGGTTGAAGCGGCAGATGAAGATGATGTAGAATTCGATCTCGAGTCCATCGAGTCCACGGAAATCTCAATGGAAGAATTCGTGGCAGATTTCGAATTCAAGCCGCTGCGCTCCGGTGAAATCCGCGACGGCGTCGTCGTTAGCATTACCCCCAGCGAGATTCTGGTCGACGTTGGTGCCAAGTCCGAGGGCTTCATCCACAACCGTGAGATGGAGCGCATGGGCAAGGAATACCGGGAAAGCCTCAACGTGGGCGATCCGGTCGTCGTTTATGTGGTCCGGCCCGAAGACCGCGATGGCAATGTTGTTTTGTCTCTCAGCCGCGCCCAGCAGGAACGCGATTGGCGTGAAGCAGAGGTATTCCTGGAGTCTGGCCAGATATTTGAAAGCAGCGTAATTGGCTTCAATCGCGGCGGAGTTATCTGTCGTTTGGGCAAAGTACGCGGCTTCATCCCCGCTTCCCAGTTGGTCACAAAACCCGAACGTCCGGCCGAAGGTGGCGAAGAGGACCGCTGGTCCGGTCTGGTTGGCGAAAATCTGTGGCTGAAGGTCGTTGAGTTGGATCGTCGACGCAACCGCCTGATTCTCTCCGAGCGACTGGCCGTTCGCGACCGTCGGCGCCAAAAAAAGGAAGAGTTGCTCAGTGAGTTGAAGAAGGGCGACGTCCGAAAGGGCCGCGTTAGCAGTCTGGCGAAATTCGGAGCATTTGTCGACCTGGGTGGTGCTGATGGTCTGGTCCACGTTTCCGAGCTTTCCTGGTCCCGGGTCAACCACCCCAGCGAGGTCGTCAGCGTCGGCGACGAGGTTGAGGTCTATGTGTTGAACGTCGACCCGGAACGCCGGAGGATTGGTCTGAGCATGCGGCGCATCGAGCCCGAACCGTGGAGCGTCGTGCATGATCGCTATGCCGTGGGTCAGATCGTGGACGGCGTGATCACCAAGCTAGCCAGCTTTGGTGCCTTTGCCCGCATCGACGGTATGATCGAAGGACTGATCCACATCTCCGAACTGGCCAACCATCGAGTGACTCATCCTAAAGAGGTGGTCAGCGAGGGCGATGCCTTGAGTCTTCGCATTATTCGCATCGACCCGGCCCGCCGGCGCATGGGTTTGAGCCTCAAACGCGCTACCGAGGATGAGTATGCCGAGTTGGACTGGCGCGAAGGGGAAGATAATGTCGAGCCAGTCACGGCCGAGAAGGACGAGGATGAAGTAACGGACAGC
- a CDS encoding ATPase, protein EVTDSDVEDEVTDSNVEDEVTGNDVQDEDEVTDSNVEDEVTGNDVQDEDEVTDSNVEDEDEVTDKDVEDAPES, encoded by the coding sequence GAAGTAACGGACAGCGATGTCGAGGACGAAGTAACGGACAGCAATGTCGAGGACGAAGTAACGGGCAACGATGTCCAGGATGAAGATGAGGTAACGGACAGCAATGTCGAGGACGAAGTAACGGGCAACGATGTCCAGGATGAAGATGAGGTAACGGACAGCAATGTCGAGGATGAAGATGAGGTAACGGACAAGGATGTCGAGGATGCCCCCGAGTCCTAG
- a CDS encoding ATP-dependent Clp protease ATP-binding subunit has translation MSDKLDRFSKRARKVLTMAQEEAQRLNHNYIGTEHLLLGLVKEDHGVAVKVLRELGVEPIQVIRAVEKAVGRGDRPPYGKPTLAPRTKRVIELSVEEARLMGHQYIGTEHLLLGLVREGEGIAVNVLRSLGVSLDKVRTQTARSLLQTEQIQDRKKQESKTPLIDQLGLDLTQQAEENLLDPVIGRQKEIERVIQILSRRTKNNPALIGEPGVGKTAIVEGLAQRIITGDAPESLLDKRLLMLDVGSLVAGTMYRGQFEERLKKIIDEIKESGAILFIDEVHMLVGAGSAGSAVDAANILKPALARGEVQCIGATTLDEYRRYIEGDASLERRFQPVLVEEPTIEETITILEGIRAVYEDHHKLAISDDALVAAAQLSARYVPDRFLPDKAIDLIDEAASRVRMYKSPEANNLREAFVEYKALQKEKNEAIELERYDEAIDLRYREVELKHQLDQMRLGWESLANRPQMTAEDVAEVVAMWTGVPVQRIAGEESERLLQMEEALHQRVIGQDEPILAISKAVRRARAGLKDPKRPIGTFMFLGPTGVGKTELAKTLAEFLFGSEEALIKLDMSEFMERHNISRLVGAPPGYVGYEEGGQLTEAVRRRPYSVILFDEMEKAHPEAHNMLLQIMEDGHLSDAKGRRVDFRNAILIMTSNVGAKLIKRASKLGFAFTADNESKREQDYEAMKDRVVDALKQEFRPEFLNRLDGVMVFRHLSKEELTEIVDLELKRVYLQLQEHELALELIDEAKFFLADEGYDPDYGARPLRRVVQSHVEDRLSEGLLAGDFKPGDTITASVTIDDDGKRQLVMEVTASRPVDLEDDDSADELIEMALA, from the coding sequence ATGTCTGACAAACTGGATCGCTTCTCCAAACGAGCCCGCAAGGTGCTGACAATGGCTCAAGAGGAAGCCCAACGTCTCAACCACAACTATATCGGCACTGAACACTTGCTTCTCGGCCTTGTCAAGGAAGATCATGGTGTCGCCGTGAAAGTGCTGCGCGAGCTTGGTGTGGAGCCCATCCAGGTGATCCGTGCTGTCGAAAAAGCCGTGGGCCGTGGCGACCGGCCACCCTACGGTAAACCAACGCTGGCGCCTCGCACCAAGCGGGTCATCGAGCTGTCGGTGGAGGAAGCTCGGCTCATGGGACACCAGTATATTGGCACCGAACATCTGCTGCTCGGTCTCGTACGAGAGGGCGAAGGTATTGCTGTCAATGTATTACGCAGTCTCGGCGTCAGCCTGGATAAAGTCCGCACACAAACAGCCCGCAGCTTGCTGCAGACCGAGCAGATCCAGGATCGTAAGAAACAGGAAAGCAAAACCCCACTGATCGACCAATTGGGGCTTGATCTGACCCAGCAAGCCGAGGAAAATCTCCTGGATCCTGTGATTGGTCGCCAGAAAGAGATCGAACGAGTCATTCAGATCCTCTCCCGGCGAACGAAAAACAATCCCGCTCTGATCGGTGAACCAGGTGTTGGCAAGACTGCCATTGTGGAAGGCCTGGCCCAGCGCATTATTACCGGCGACGCGCCGGAATCGTTGCTGGACAAGCGCCTTCTGATGCTGGATGTAGGGTCCCTGGTGGCTGGCACCATGTACCGGGGCCAGTTCGAGGAACGCCTGAAGAAAATCATCGACGAGATCAAGGAAAGTGGCGCCATCCTGTTCATCGATGAGGTGCACATGCTGGTGGGCGCCGGTTCGGCAGGCAGTGCTGTCGATGCCGCCAATATCCTCAAGCCAGCCCTGGCGAGGGGAGAGGTCCAATGTATTGGTGCAACGACCCTGGACGAGTACAGACGCTACATAGAAGGCGACGCCTCCCTGGAACGACGCTTCCAGCCAGTCTTGGTCGAAGAACCAACCATCGAGGAAACAATTACAATTCTGGAAGGCATTCGTGCGGTCTATGAGGACCATCACAAGCTGGCGATTTCTGATGACGCTCTGGTGGCTGCGGCCCAGCTGTCGGCCCGCTACGTGCCCGATCGTTTTCTGCCTGACAAGGCTATTGATTTGATCGATGAAGCAGCCAGCCGGGTACGAATGTACAAGTCGCCCGAAGCCAATAATCTGAGAGAGGCCTTCGTCGAATACAAGGCGCTTCAGAAAGAAAAAAATGAGGCCATCGAGCTTGAGCGGTACGACGAAGCCATCGATCTGAGATACCGGGAGGTGGAGCTGAAGCACCAACTCGATCAGATGCGACTTGGCTGGGAATCGCTGGCCAACAGGCCGCAGATGACCGCTGAGGATGTGGCCGAGGTGGTTGCGATGTGGACAGGTGTGCCAGTCCAGCGCATCGCCGGGGAGGAAAGTGAACGTCTCCTTCAGATGGAAGAGGCCCTTCACCAGCGGGTTATCGGTCAGGATGAGCCAATCCTCGCGATCTCCAAGGCGGTTCGCAGAGCACGGGCGGGATTGAAGGATCCCAAACGGCCCATCGGCACTTTCATGTTCCTTGGCCCGACCGGCGTAGGCAAGACTGAACTGGCCAAGACGTTAGCTGAATTTCTATTCGGCAGTGAAGAGGCCTTGATCAAGCTCGATATGAGCGAATTCATGGAACGCCATAACATCAGCCGGCTGGTGGGCGCACCCCCTGGATATGTTGGCTATGAAGAAGGTGGCCAGCTCACCGAGGCGGTCCGTCGCCGGCCCTACAGCGTCATTCTTTTTGACGAAATGGAAAAGGCCCATCCTGAGGCCCACAATATGCTTCTGCAAATCATGGAGGATGGTCACCTCAGCGACGCCAAGGGGCGCCGGGTAGATTTCCGCAACGCCATTCTGATCATGACATCCAATGTGGGCGCGAAGCTGATCAAAAGAGCCAGCAAATTGGGTTTCGCCTTTACCGCTGACAACGAATCCAAGCGTGAACAAGACTACGAGGCCATGAAGGATCGAGTGGTGGATGCCTTGAAGCAGGAGTTTCGCCCTGAATTCCTCAATCGCCTGGATGGTGTCATGGTCTTCCGGCATCTGTCCAAGGAAGAGCTCACCGAGATTGTCGATCTTGAATTGAAACGGGTTTATCTGCAACTGCAAGAGCACGAACTTGCCCTCGAGTTGATCGATGAGGCCAAGTTCTTCCTGGCCGACGAGGGATACGATCCAGACTATGGTGCCCGGCCACTGCGCAGGGTTGTGCAAAGCCATGTTGAGGACAGACTCAGCGAGGGCTTGCTTGCCGGAGACTTCAAACCTGGTGATACAATAACTGCCTCGGTGACAATTGATGACGATGGCAAACGCCAACTCGTGATGGAGGTCACTGCTTCCCGGCCTGTCGATCTGGAGGACGATGACTCGGCCGACGAGTTGATTGAGATGGCGCTGGCCTGA
- the ftsH gene encoding ATP-dependent zinc metalloprotease FtsH, translated as MGSGWTRNGFVYLLILVAAAALFFSLFPQGQRTESVEVSQIAQWIEEGEITSVDVEGENLTVTLDNGEVYDSTKEEAVSFTELMASLGVSSEMLMPPNLVVTVNPPAEMGGWLAFLGGILPLIFIGALFFFLMRQAQGSNSQAMSFGKSKARMFTGDKPTVTFDDVAGAEESKEELQEVVEFLKEPQKFAALGARIPKGVLLVGPPGTGKTLMAKAVSGEAGVPFFSISGSEFVEMFVGVGASRVRDLFEQAKSNSPCIVFIDEIDAVGRQRGAGLGGSHDEREQTLNQILVEMDGFDTDTNVIIIAATNRPDILDPALLRPGRFDRRVIMDQPDVKGRRAILDIHVRGKPLAEEVDLDVVARGTPGFVGADIENMVNEAAILAARRGRRNIGQAELIEAIERVALGGPERRSRVISAAEKRIIAYHEAGHAVLRKVLPNTDPVYKISIIPRGQAAGYVLSFPEQDRGLVSKPFFMDFIAVALGGRVAEELIFDEITDGARDDLDKVTQLARQMVTRYGMSDTLGPLVYGRKQELVFLGREISEQRDYSEAVANEIDREVKAFVKTGYQEAREQLAANLDKLHLVATTLMEVETLTAEEFEALWDNEGEAVSATPPSSAPTLPPTPERPREDSRGESKPAPTSPAPSPA; from the coding sequence GTGGGTTCCGGTTGGACTCGAAATGGTTTCGTCTACTTGTTGATCCTGGTGGCAGCTGCTGCCCTGTTCTTCAGCCTCTTTCCCCAGGGGCAGCGAACGGAGTCGGTCGAAGTCAGCCAGATCGCCCAGTGGATTGAAGAAGGTGAAATAACAAGCGTCGACGTCGAGGGAGAAAACCTGACCGTCACGCTGGATAATGGTGAAGTCTACGACTCCACCAAAGAAGAGGCCGTCTCATTCACCGAGTTGATGGCAAGCCTGGGTGTTTCGTCTGAAATGCTCATGCCACCCAATTTGGTCGTCACGGTCAATCCACCAGCGGAGATGGGAGGCTGGCTCGCCTTTCTCGGAGGTATTCTTCCTCTGATATTCATCGGCGCGCTCTTTTTCTTCCTGATGCGACAGGCCCAGGGTTCCAATAGCCAGGCCATGTCCTTCGGAAAGAGCAAGGCGCGCATGTTCACCGGCGACAAGCCCACCGTCACCTTCGACGATGTGGCCGGCGCCGAGGAATCGAAAGAGGAACTGCAAGAGGTTGTCGAGTTTCTCAAGGAACCACAGAAGTTTGCTGCCCTCGGTGCCCGCATCCCCAAGGGTGTGCTTCTGGTCGGCCCTCCCGGTACTGGCAAGACCCTCATGGCCAAAGCTGTCTCCGGTGAAGCTGGGGTGCCCTTCTTCTCCATCTCTGGTTCCGAGTTCGTCGAGATGTTCGTCGGCGTGGGTGCCAGCCGTGTGCGGGACCTTTTCGAACAGGCCAAGAGCAACTCGCCCTGCATCGTTTTCATCGACGAGATTGATGCCGTGGGCCGCCAGCGCGGCGCCGGGCTGGGCGGCAGCCATGATGAGCGAGAGCAGACACTGAATCAGATACTGGTGGAGATGGACGGCTTTGACACCGATACCAATGTGATCATCATTGCCGCCACCAACCGGCCTGATATTCTGGATCCTGCCTTGCTGCGCCCCGGTCGTTTCGATCGCCGGGTCATTATGGATCAGCCGGATGTCAAAGGGCGCCGGGCAATTCTGGATATCCACGTGCGGGGCAAGCCCCTTGCGGAAGAGGTGGATCTGGATGTCGTCGCTCGTGGCACACCAGGTTTCGTGGGTGCCGATATCGAGAATATGGTCAACGAGGCCGCTATCCTTGCCGCCAGGCGGGGACGGCGAAACATCGGCCAGGCTGAGTTGATTGAAGCGATTGAACGAGTAGCCCTGGGCGGTCCCGAACGCCGCAGCCGGGTCATCTCTGCCGCAGAAAAACGCATTATTGCCTACCATGAGGCAGGCCACGCCGTCCTGCGCAAGGTCCTGCCCAATACCGATCCAGTTTACAAGATCAGCATCATTCCCCGTGGTCAGGCTGCAGGATATGTGCTCTCCTTCCCGGAACAGGATCGAGGGCTGGTTTCGAAACCCTTCTTCATGGACTTCATTGCGGTAGCTCTCGGCGGTCGGGTGGCTGAAGAATTGATCTTCGACGAAATCACCGACGGTGCCAGGGATGACCTGGATAAGGTTACCCAGCTGGCGCGCCAGATGGTCACACGCTACGGCATGAGCGATACCTTGGGGCCTCTGGTCTACGGTCGCAAGCAAGAATTGGTTTTCCTGGGCCGGGAAATTTCAGAGCAACGAGACTACAGCGAGGCCGTGGCAAACGAAATTGACCGGGAGGTCAAGGCCTTTGTTAAAACAGGCTACCAGGAAGCGAGAGAGCAGTTAGCAGCCAATCTCGACAAACTGCACCTGGTTGCCACCACCTTGATGGAAGTTGAAACACTGACAGCTGAGGAGTTTGAGGCGCTTTGGGATAATGAAGGAGAGGCTGTCTCTGCAACACCTCCCAGCAGTGCGCCCACCCTGCCACCGACGCCGGAGCGTCCCCGCGAGGATAGTCGGGGTGAATCCAAACCAGCGCCGACCAGTCCGGCCCCATCACCGGCCTGA
- a CDS encoding phosphatidate cytidylyltransferase, whose product MQLLSFLPYPWLQDVIALFLTFGAALSWLRFTDSLATRKIVSRELSRKLIHIGTGPIFVLCWLLFSGEVQSRWLAALVPAAITLQFFLIGMGWVKDDGAVQAMSREGDRRELLYGPTQYGIIFVTMTLIFWLDSPIGIIVLMILCWGDGLADVVGRRYGKNVLPFNHRKTWAGSTAMLVSSFVFSFAYLALFQRLDVWDIDLARSVVPILLICLAATVVEAVSGEDTDNVTITIAALGMAWLITDGIPIWNVPFLG is encoded by the coding sequence ATGCAACTTCTCTCCTTCCTGCCCTATCCCTGGCTTCAGGATGTCATCGCCTTGTTTCTCACCTTCGGTGCGGCGTTGAGCTGGCTGCGTTTCACCGACTCCCTGGCAACACGCAAGATCGTCTCCAGAGAACTCTCCCGCAAGCTCATCCACATTGGAACGGGACCGATCTTCGTCCTGTGCTGGTTACTCTTCAGCGGGGAAGTACAGAGCCGTTGGTTGGCCGCCCTTGTCCCCGCCGCGATCACCCTTCAGTTTTTTTTGATTGGAATGGGCTGGGTAAAGGACGACGGCGCCGTGCAAGCTATGTCCCGCGAGGGCGACCGTCGCGAACTTCTCTACGGGCCGACGCAATATGGAATCATCTTTGTTACCATGACCCTCATCTTCTGGCTCGATTCTCCCATAGGAATCATCGTTCTGATGATCCTGTGCTGGGGCGACGGGCTGGCTGATGTTGTCGGGCGCCGCTATGGAAAGAACGTCCTTCCTTTCAACCACCGCAAAACCTGGGCTGGCAGTACCGCCATGTTGGTCAGCAGCTTCGTCTTCTCCTTTGCCTACCTGGCCCTCTTTCAACGGCTGGACGTGTGGGATATTGACCTGGCGCGTTCAGTGGTGCCCATCCTTTTGATCTGTCTTGCAGCGACGGTTGTGGAAGCTGTGTCCGGAGAGGATACCGACAATGTGACTATCACTATCGCGGCCCTGGGCATGGCCTGGCTGATAACAGACGGCATTCCGATCTGGAATGTGCCGTTCCTGGGATAG